From Candidatus Tanganyikabacteria bacterium, a single genomic window includes:
- a CDS encoding peptidase S8, with protein MRFSVLRALVPVSAFSLLVAGCGTSPVAGLGAAVLKQGSGSLYLRNGEAQVLVKRRPGGTLSANLAGLSLRPASVGRSLAGMGWQMVSLPAANVGAAVSAFRGDPAVLAVQPNYQRNLIRPRNIGKIDVPGTLDSILPGLGTIAAAQPNDPGYKRQYAPQRLQAPDAWPISTGKGIVTAIVDTGVDTGHPDLQAHMVAGWNTVSNSADAKDDHGHGTHVAGITAALANNKEGIVGIAPDAAIMPIKVLDGDGSGSDETVASGIIWAADHGAKVINLSLGGAGESQVLGEAVAYALKKGASVVAAMGNDGTNEKSYPAAYPGVVAVGATDKADKIASFSQWGDWISVSAPGVAVYSTFPTYKVAMNDYGFPMNYASLDGTSMATPAVAGAVAVLRAKFAALDPAQVRARLQATTDKVAGQGDFDQKYGYGRINVLKSLK; from the coding sequence ATGCGTTTTTCGGTGTTGCGGGCCCTGGTCCCGGTTTCGGCGTTCTCGCTCCTGGTCGCGGGCTGCGGCACGTCCCCGGTCGCGGGACTGGGCGCGGCGGTACTGAAGCAAGGCAGCGGCAGCCTGTACCTTCGCAACGGCGAGGCCCAGGTACTCGTGAAGCGCCGCCCGGGCGGTACGCTCTCGGCCAATCTGGCGGGCTTGAGCCTGCGTCCGGCCAGCGTGGGCCGCTCCCTGGCGGGGATGGGCTGGCAGATGGTCAGCCTGCCGGCGGCGAATGTCGGCGCGGCGGTCAGCGCCTTCCGCGGAGACCCGGCCGTGCTCGCGGTGCAGCCCAACTACCAGCGCAACCTGATCCGGCCGCGCAACATCGGCAAGATCGACGTACCCGGCACCCTCGATTCGATCCTGCCCGGCCTCGGGACGATTGCCGCCGCCCAGCCCAACGACCCTGGTTACAAGCGGCAGTACGCCCCGCAGCGGCTGCAGGCGCCGGACGCCTGGCCGATCAGCACCGGCAAGGGAATCGTCACGGCGATCGTCGACACCGGCGTGGACACCGGCCACCCGGACCTCCAGGCGCACATGGTGGCTGGCTGGAACACCGTCAGCAACAGCGCCGACGCCAAGGACGATCACGGCCATGGCACGCACGTCGCCGGCATCACCGCCGCCCTGGCCAACAACAAGGAAGGCATCGTCGGCATCGCGCCCGACGCGGCGATCATGCCGATCAAGGTGCTCGACGGCGACGGCTCGGGTTCCGACGAGACCGTGGCCTCCGGCATCATCTGGGCCGCCGATCACGGCGCGAAGGTCATCAATCTGTCGCTGGGCGGCGCCGGCGAGAGCCAGGTGCTGGGAGAGGCCGTGGCGTACGCCCTAAAGAAGGGCGCCTCGGTCGTGGCCGCTATGGGCAACGACGGCACCAACGAGAAGTCCTACCCGGCGGCGTATCCCGGCGTGGTCGCCGTGGGCGCGACCGACAAGGCCGACAAGATCGCCTCGTTCAGCCAGTGGGGCGACTGGATCTCGGTGAGCGCGCCGGGCGTGGCCGTGTACTCGACGTTCCCGACCTACAAGGTCGCGATGAACGACTATGGCTTCCCGATGAACTACGCCAGCCTCGACGGCACGAGCATGGCCACCCCGGCGGTAGCCGGCGCCGTGGCGGTGCTGCGGGCGAAGTTCGCGGCGCTCGATCCGGCGCAGGTCAGGGCGCGGCTCCAGGCCACGACCGACAAGGTCGCCGGCCAGGGCGACTTCGACCAGAAGTACGGGTACGGCCGGATCAACGTCCTAAAGAGCTTGAAGTAG
- a CDS encoding lytic transglycosylase domain-containing protein codes for MRTRVLALALTLLATTGCFGRAARYDPADPAPEGQIVAPRELPGEAIAPPVLPAELEERLVRFIRWRNRRLSPEQARHIAVALATASAAQRLDHRLLACLVAVESSFDPRARSRTGAAGLGQLLPSTARELGVSDPHDVDQNLQGTALYLQRMLAAWDGREDLALASYFEGLGTIRKQVAAGKPLTPAQILFVQRVTGLYDRI; via the coding sequence ATGCGTACAAGGGTGCTGGCGCTGGCGCTGACGCTCCTGGCGACGACCGGCTGTTTCGGCCGGGCGGCGCGGTACGATCCGGCGGATCCTGCCCCCGAGGGGCAAATCGTGGCGCCCCGGGAGTTGCCCGGAGAGGCGATCGCGCCGCCGGTCCTGCCGGCCGAACTGGAAGAACGCCTGGTCCGCTTCATCCGCTGGCGCAACCGCCGCCTTTCCCCCGAGCAGGCGCGGCACATCGCGGTGGCGTTGGCGACGGCGAGCGCCGCGCAGCGCTTGGATCACCGGCTGCTGGCGTGTCTAGTGGCGGTCGAGTCTTCCTTCGACCCGCGGGCGCGGTCGCGCACCGGCGCGGCCGGCCTCGGGCAACTGCTCCCGTCCACCGCCCGGGAACTGGGCGTCAGCGACCCCCACGACGTGGACCAGAACCTCCAGGGCACCGCCCTCTACCTCCAGCGCATGCTGGCGGCCTGGGACGGCCGGGAGGATCTGGCCCTGGCGTCCTACTTCGAAGGGCTCGGCACCATACGCAAGCAAGTGGCGGCGGGCAAGCCGCTCACGCCGGCGCAGATCCTCTTCGTGCAGCGCGTGACCGGGTTGTACGACAGGATCTGA
- a CDS encoding SpoIIE family protein phosphatase, whose protein sequence is MKQGSGRKATPFVFIGILILVALIDVLAVLAEYRWVGVPRPGFLVNDAMRVVAVQDRQSGIRVGSDVVLRIDGQDVSRPWDLQYIVDASGDFAVHEYLIARPGGEATASVTSRFWTAGDSTGRIAIPLALSLLFVAVACLAFWKARMQDASAPLIAFCGVMAVLPLAPFLPLGRSSSPEPWMLAFFPFTIATLVHLTMGYPAPWRGLKDRPWLRYVPYGAAGVIALLALLVYPGIRSGGSSALTSFTTFIGALGWLMVLVGGLVTASNLFETARRSAAPGARVLARIELEAAVAAFLPLALLSGLVWLWPHPALAVLTDVSRLLLPLFPLGILAGLARFKIIQVQKWYEYAAIGVLSAAGLVLVYAPGVALLAYVSSLFGWDDSAAQVTGTVSATVLCPLVINWTRRLLDWLFERRKADFGQVVGEFAQAIRHLVKADDLLRAFMARSEQAFQPRYLLVFWQEEGEEFLTPKFVLGIAQERARPLKPDDPSFPRYVGAFALKGIDPAARGERQAKGMAIALRPELDGPAQALVAIGPRRSGEAFGPDDFELMTLLGDQLQVGLEHVRLIRQVADQEKLRHELEIARQVQMGLLPKRLPTVAGMEVSGSSEPALEVGGDLYDVVELEGGRVGILVGDVSGKGMPAALLMSTALACFRTAYMRYDSPAALLTRMNEVVAGNRPKEDMFVAICYAIWEPAGRLIISNGGMPMPLLNGEELKVKGPPLGMMQGYSYRESEVPMNEGDLLLFWSDGLEDVHEERGKTFGVERIIEIARKGGFTAEGLRSALLESCLAFRGNAVPFDDITIVTARSVPAELSAIVEPMAGAYA, encoded by the coding sequence ATGAAACAGGGTTCCGGTCGGAAGGCGACGCCGTTCGTCTTCATCGGCATCCTGATCCTGGTGGCGCTGATCGACGTGCTGGCGGTGCTGGCCGAGTACCGGTGGGTCGGCGTGCCGAGGCCCGGCTTCCTGGTCAACGACGCCATGCGGGTCGTTGCCGTCCAGGACAGGCAATCGGGCATCCGGGTCGGCAGCGACGTCGTGCTGCGCATCGACGGCCAGGACGTCTCGCGCCCGTGGGACCTGCAGTACATCGTGGACGCCTCGGGGGATTTCGCGGTCCACGAGTACCTCATAGCCCGCCCGGGCGGCGAGGCGACGGCGTCGGTGACCTCCCGGTTCTGGACCGCCGGGGACTCGACGGGCCGCATCGCCATTCCCCTGGCGCTGTCGCTCCTGTTCGTCGCGGTGGCGTGCCTGGCCTTCTGGAAAGCGCGGATGCAGGACGCGTCGGCACCGCTGATCGCCTTCTGCGGCGTGATGGCCGTGCTGCCGCTGGCGCCCTTCCTGCCGCTCGGCCGAAGTTCCTCGCCCGAGCCCTGGATGCTGGCCTTCTTCCCGTTCACCATCGCGACGCTCGTCCACCTCACGATGGGCTATCCGGCGCCGTGGCGCGGCTTGAAGGATCGGCCGTGGCTGCGCTATGTGCCGTATGGCGCGGCCGGCGTCATCGCCTTGCTGGCGCTCCTGGTGTACCCGGGCATCCGGTCGGGTGGATCGTCGGCCCTGACCAGCTTCACCACGTTCATCGGGGCCCTGGGCTGGCTCATGGTGCTGGTCGGCGGCCTCGTCACGGCCTCCAACCTGTTCGAGACGGCTCGCCGCAGCGCCGCGCCCGGCGCCCGCGTGCTGGCGCGCATCGAACTCGAGGCGGCGGTGGCGGCCTTCCTCCCGCTCGCCCTGCTTTCGGGCCTGGTCTGGCTCTGGCCGCACCCGGCCCTCGCGGTGCTCACGGACGTCTCGCGCCTGCTGCTGCCGCTGTTCCCGCTCGGCATCCTGGCCGGCCTGGCGCGCTTCAAGATCATCCAGGTGCAGAAATGGTACGAGTACGCCGCCATCGGCGTGCTCTCCGCCGCCGGCCTGGTTCTGGTGTACGCTCCCGGCGTGGCGCTCCTGGCCTACGTCTCGAGCCTCTTCGGCTGGGACGATAGCGCCGCGCAGGTCACCGGCACGGTGTCGGCGACCGTCCTGTGCCCGCTGGTGATCAACTGGACGCGGCGCCTGCTCGACTGGCTATTCGAGCGGCGCAAGGCCGACTTCGGCCAGGTCGTCGGCGAGTTCGCCCAGGCCATCCGCCACCTGGTCAAGGCCGACGATCTGCTGCGGGCGTTCATGGCCCGCAGCGAGCAGGCGTTCCAGCCGCGCTACCTGCTGGTCTTCTGGCAGGAGGAGGGCGAGGAGTTCCTCACGCCCAAGTTCGTGCTGGGCATCGCGCAGGAGCGCGCCAGGCCTCTCAAACCGGACGATCCCAGCTTCCCGCGCTACGTCGGCGCCTTCGCCCTCAAGGGCATCGACCCGGCCGCGCGGGGCGAACGCCAGGCCAAGGGCATGGCGATCGCGCTGCGCCCCGAACTCGACGGCCCCGCCCAGGCCCTGGTCGCCATCGGCCCGCGGCGGAGCGGCGAGGCCTTCGGGCCCGACGACTTCGAGCTGATGACCCTGCTGGGCGATCAGCTCCAGGTCGGCCTCGAACACGTGCGGCTCATCCGCCAGGTGGCCGACCAGGAAAAGCTGCGCCACGAGCTGGAAATCGCCCGCCAGGTGCAGATGGGCCTGCTGCCCAAGCGCCTGCCCACCGTGGCGGGCATGGAGGTGTCGGGCAGCTCCGAACCCGCGCTGGAAGTCGGCGGCGACCTCTACGACGTCGTGGAACTCGAGGGCGGCCGCGTCGGCATCCTGGTGGGCGACGTGTCGGGCAAGGGCATGCCCGCCGCCCTGCTGATGTCCACGGCCCTCGCCTGCTTCCGCACGGCCTACATGCGCTACGACTCGCCCGCCGCCCTGCTCACGCGCATGAACGAGGTGGTGGCCGGCAACCGCCCCAAGGAAGACATGTTCGTCGCCATCTGCTACGCGATCTGGGAGCCGGCCGGCCGGCTGATCATCTCCAACGGCGGCATGCCCATGCCCCTGCTCAACGGCGAGGAGCTGAAGGTCAAGGGCCCGCCGCTGGGCATGATGCAGGGCTACAGCTACCGCGAGTCGGAGGTGCCGATGAACGAGGGCGACCTGCTGCTCTTCTGGTCGGACGGCCTGGAGGACGTCCACGAAGAGCGCGGCAAGACCTTCGGCGTGGAGCGCATCATCGAGATCGCCAGGAAGGGCGGCTTCACCGCCGAGGGCCTGCGCTCCGCCCTGCTGGAGTCGTGCCTGGCCTTCCGGGGCAACGCGGTACCCTTCGACGACATCACCATCGTCACGGCCCGCTCCGTGCCGGCCGAACTCTCGGCCATCGTGGAGCCGATGGCCGGGGCGTACGCGTAA